The following are encoded together in the Raineyella sp. LH-20 genome:
- a CDS encoding PspC domain-containing protein yields MKDWYRPRSNRVIAGVCAGIARKLGIGANWVRLAFILLIWFGGLPLWLYLIGWVLMPNEP; encoded by the coding sequence ATGAAGGACTGGTACCGCCCGCGCAGCAACCGCGTGATCGCCGGTGTCTGCGCCGGCATCGCCCGCAAGCTCGGCATCGGCGCCAACTGGGTGCGCCTCGCTTTCATCCTGCTGATCTGGTTCGGCGGCCTGCCGCTGTGGCTCTACCTGATCGGCTGGGTCCTGATGCCGAACGAGCCCTGA
- a CDS encoding class E sortase → MSARATRQSTARRGSPVGMAVGVLLLVIGLVVLGWFGYQYVGTTILSRQSYDRTTAQLQQDWSSGQATGGSGEVRADGTPTRIPGDALGIMRVPAFGASWAVPILDGTDQGVLARGLGWYENTVGPGQVGNFAVAGHVVTHGQPFRQLKSLQKGATIDVETRDAVYTYVVDSSTTVTDTDTWVLDPVPGHPGAHPTDKLITLTTCADLFRSPDRYIVFGHLVSTRQK, encoded by the coding sequence GTGAGTGCCAGAGCCACCCGTCAGTCCACCGCGCGCCGCGGATCCCCCGTGGGCATGGCCGTGGGGGTCCTCCTGCTGGTGATCGGCCTCGTCGTGCTGGGCTGGTTCGGCTACCAGTACGTCGGCACGACGATCCTCTCCCGACAGTCGTACGACCGCACGACGGCCCAGCTGCAGCAGGACTGGTCGAGTGGGCAGGCGACGGGCGGCAGCGGTGAGGTCCGTGCCGACGGGACACCGACCCGGATCCCCGGCGACGCCCTGGGAATCATGCGGGTGCCCGCCTTCGGCGCGTCCTGGGCGGTGCCGATCCTCGACGGGACCGACCAGGGCGTGCTGGCCCGGGGCCTGGGCTGGTACGAGAACACCGTCGGTCCCGGCCAGGTCGGCAACTTCGCCGTCGCCGGCCACGTGGTGACCCACGGCCAGCCGTTCCGTCAGTTGAAGAGCCTGCAGAAGGGCGCGACCATCGACGTCGAGACCCGCGACGCCGTCTACACGTACGTCGTGGACTCCTCGACCACGGTGACCGACACCGACACCTGGGTCCTCGACCCGGTGCCGGGCCATCCCGGCGCGCACCCGACCGACAAGCTGATCACCCTGACCACCTGTGCCGACCTGTTCCGCTCCCCGGACCGCTACATCGTCTTCGGCCACCTGGTGAGCACCCGACAGAAGTGA
- a CDS encoding fused MFS/spermidine synthase yields the protein MGDTGARRWGVAPGESRTVVAMSRRRPRPYDPAPEDGPDSAAPPRVLPDPDRPGAWVVRIGTTDQSHIDPDRPTVLEFDYMQRIAEAIDAYAPPGERIRIVHIGGAGMSLARYVAATRPTSAQVVLEPDAALTQEVRDKAPLPRHSGIKVRPVDGRSGIAEIPADHADIVVLDAFDGARVPADLVTAEFLAEVRRVLVTGGLFLANVTDVGTMDWSRRVAAGVRSTWAHAAISAEPSTWRGRRFGNVILYGSAAALPTRQLAREAASAVFAYRFLDEDELADWCAGARPYTDADTEPSPMPPELFLGH from the coding sequence ATGGGGGACACCGGCGCCCGGCGATGGGGAGTCGCCCCCGGGGAGTCCCGTACGGTGGTGGCCATGTCCCGCCGCCGACCTCGTCCGTACGATCCGGCACCGGAGGACGGCCCCGACTCCGCCGCGCCGCCCCGGGTCCTTCCCGACCCGGACCGACCCGGCGCCTGGGTCGTCCGGATCGGCACGACCGACCAGTCACACATCGATCCCGACCGTCCGACAGTGCTGGAGTTCGACTACATGCAGCGGATCGCCGAGGCGATCGACGCGTACGCCCCGCCGGGGGAGCGGATCCGGATCGTACACATCGGCGGGGCCGGGATGAGCCTGGCCCGCTACGTCGCCGCGACCCGGCCGACCTCCGCGCAGGTCGTGCTCGAGCCGGATGCGGCGCTCACCCAGGAGGTCCGGGACAAGGCGCCGCTGCCGCGCCATTCCGGGATCAAGGTGCGGCCGGTCGACGGCCGCTCGGGGATCGCCGAGATCCCGGCCGACCACGCCGACATCGTGGTGCTCGACGCGTTCGACGGGGCCCGGGTGCCGGCCGACCTGGTCACCGCGGAGTTCCTCGCCGAGGTCCGGCGCGTCCTGGTCACGGGTGGCCTGTTCCTGGCCAACGTCACCGACGTCGGCACGATGGACTGGTCGCGGCGGGTCGCCGCCGGCGTACGGTCCACCTGGGCCCATGCGGCGATCTCCGCCGAACCGTCCACCTGGCGGGGGCGGCGCTTCGGCAACGTCATCCTCTACGGGTCGGCGGCAGCGCTGCCGACCCGGCAACTGGCCCGGGAGGCGGCCTCGGCGGTGTTCGCCTATCGCTTCCTGGACGAGGACGAGCTGGCTGACTGGTGCGCGGGCGCGCGGCCGTACACCGACGCAGACACCGAACCGTCCCCGATGCCGCCGGAGCTGTTCCTGGGCCACTGA
- a CDS encoding PspC domain-containing protein, protein MLDIGITRPAEGRVIAGVCAGLGAKFGIQPLILRIIFAVSLFWGGAGALVYAILWVLMPSEK, encoded by the coding sequence ATGCTCGACATCGGCATCACCCGCCCGGCCGAGGGCCGTGTCATCGCCGGCGTGTGCGCCGGCCTCGGCGCCAAGTTCGGCATCCAGCCGCTCATCCTCCGCATCATCTTCGCTGTCTCGCTGTTCTGGGGCGGCGCCGGTGCGCTCGTCTACGCGATCCTCTGGGTGCTGATGCCCAGCGAGAAGTGA